One segment of Panicum virgatum strain AP13 chromosome 1K, P.virgatum_v5, whole genome shotgun sequence DNA contains the following:
- the LOC120650222 gene encoding uncharacterized protein LOC120650222, with translation MATILESIQKTRFLPTRPLKDELPTFQGGLGGGGGGGGKESHLMGLRKRLSSFSGKIQPISSASAEWAFRRSKSAPSLGAAFAAGGGSLRQWWAWGVGWLLSKKPGFAGDLEMNEKEVAALGRQSRGSWGHILYKMRAGVRRLVMSTHSLPNTQKQSLPSAAAQHSAHCKPAAAFAYAQRQSFHLNGHAMAH, from the coding sequence atggccaccaTCCTGGAGAGCATCCAGAAGACGAGGTTCCTGCCGACCAGGCCGCTCAAGGACGAGCTGCCCACCTTCCAGGGCGgcctcggcggtggcggcggcgggggcggcaagGAGAGCCACCTCATGGGCCTGAGGAAGCGGCTCTCCTCCTTCTCCGGCAAGATCCAGCCCATCTCCTCCGCGTCGGCCGAGTGGGCGTTCCGGCGCTCCAAGTCGGCGCCGTCGCTCGGCGCCGCgttcgcggccggcggcggctccctgCGGCAGTGGTGGGCGTGGGGCGTCGGCTGGCTGCTCTCCAAGAAGCCCGGCTTCGCGGGGGACCTCGAGATGAACGAGAAGGAGGTCGCCGCGCTCGGCCGCCAGAGCCGCGGCAGCTGGGGCCACATCCTCTACAAGATGCGCGCCGGCGTCCGGCGCCTCGTTATGTCCACGCACTCGCTCCCCAACACGCAGAAGCAGTCCctgccgtcggcggcggcgcagcacagCGCTCACTgcaagccggcggcggcgttcgccTACGCGCAGAGGCAGAGCTTCCACCTCAACGGCCACGCCATGGCGCACTAG
- the LOC120650230 gene encoding outer envelope membrane protein 7-like — MAKGGGAREGGALKTAVIVAGGLALAWVTVETAFRPFLDRLRGAVSRKTDPASDPDQEEAPAAAAPEAEEEKAPAPEERTAPPAPAVVEEKVEEKVAELEEKVEEAAADKAE; from the coding sequence ATGGCgaagggaggaggagcgcgcgAGGGCGGCGCCCTGAAGACGGCGGTGATCGTCGCCGGGGGGCTCGCGCTCGCGTGGGTCACCGTGGAGACTGCCTTCAGGCCCTTCCTCGACCGCCTCCGCGGCGCCGTCTCCCGCAAGACCGACCCCGCCAGCGACCCCGACCAGGAGgaggcccccgccgccgccgcgcccgaggcggaggaggagaaggcgccgGCGCCAGAGGAGCggaccgcgccgccggcccccgccgTCGTGGAGGAGAAGGTCGAGGAGAAGGTGGCCGAGCTGGaggagaaggtggaggaggccgccgccgacaAGGCCGAGTGA